The following coding sequences lie in one Prionailurus viverrinus isolate Anna chromosome X, UM_Priviv_1.0, whole genome shotgun sequence genomic window:
- the EOLA1 gene encoding protein EOLA1 yields the protein MKFGCLSFRQPYAGFVLNGVKTLETRWRPLLSSHRNRTIAIHIAHRDWEDTAWRELLAERLGMTPAQIQALLLEGEKYGRGVIAGLVDIGETMQCPEDLAPDEVVALENQAVLTSLKQKYLTVLSNPRWLLEPIPRKGGKDIFQVDIPEHLMPLGQDAWRVWKVTEKPAKS from the exons ATGAAGTTCGGCTGCCTCTCCTTCCGGCAGCCTTATGCAGGTTTTGTCTTAAACGGGGTCAAGACCCTGGAGACGCGTTGGCGTCCTCTGCTGAGCAGCCACCGGAACCGTACCATCGCCATCCACATTGCTCACAGGGACTGGGAAGACACCGCATGGAGGGAGCTGCTGGCGGAGAGGCTTGGAATGACCCCTGCTCAGATTCAGGCCTTGCTTCTGGAAGGGGAAAAGTATGGCCGTGGCGTGATCGCTG GGCTTGTTGACATTGGGGAAACCATGCAGTGCCCAGAGGACTTAGCTCCTGATGAGGTTGTGGCGCTGGAGAATCAAGCTGTACTGACCAGCCTGAAGCAGAAGTACCTCACCGTGCTTTCAAACCCCAGGTGGTTACTGGAGCCCATACCCAGGAAAGGCGGAAAGGATATCTTCCAGGTAGACATCCCAGAGCACCTGATGCCCTTGGGGCAGGACGCCTGGCGAGTGTGGAAGGTTACCGAGAAACCGGCTAAATCGTGA
- the LOC125157140 gene encoding heat shock transcription factor, X-linked member 3-like — MASQSAKEIPKGKLAPSDDGEPAPELPSSSSQDPNLDSGEILVMNRDQAVIQDPGPQDNPQPQAPNQGAANVGENNSILGLSFPRKLWMILEDNTFTSVRWNDAGDTVIIDEDLFQREVLHRRGAERIFETDSLKTFIRLLNLYGFSKIRATDPWGIQSPGNKRMLIYRNANFQRDKPFLLGNIQRKSDLRVTTTWLGTSAPTPKRKKPVAATRQSPRIHHEEPANDDKTVLGAAPNAQGPSGSQSFAFSGIWSLSSAAGYAMATHGPSEPGGLSGEGTSRNMMFVPLATARRDDTGELPVSPPVYPDYGTVMSLYNTCYSILLAALSVMSPNEAPSENEEQEGSSDYKCALCEHFKENPGP, encoded by the exons ATGGCTAGTCAGAGTGCTAAGGAGATACCCAAAGGGAAGCTGGCCCCATCTGATGATGGAGAGCCAGCACCAGAATTACCATCTAGTTCATCCCAGGATCCAAATTTGGATTCCGGGGAGATTTTGGTGATGAATAGGGACCAAGCAGTGATCCAAGATCCAGGCCCCCAAGACAACCCACAACCACAGGCCCCAAACCAAGGCGCCGCCAACGTGGGAGAAAACAACAGTATTCTTGGGCTCTCCTTCCCAAGAAAGCTTTGGATGATCCTGGAGGACAACACCTTCACGTCCGTGCGCTGGAACGATGCCGGGGACACCGTGATCATCGACGAAGACCTTTTCCAGAGGGAGGTTCTTCACCGCAGAGGTGCGGAGAGAATCTTTGAAACTGACAGCTTGAAGACTTTCATCCGCCTGCTGAACCTGTACGGCTTCAGCAAAATACGAGCAACCGACCCTTGGGGGATTCAGTCCCCAGGGAATAAGAGAATGCTG ATTTACCGCAACGCCAACTTTCAGAGAGACAAGCCTTTCCTGCTCGGGAACATTCAGAGGAAAAGTGACCTGAGAGTCACCACCACCTGGCTAGGCACCAGTGCACCAACTCCAAAGAGAAAGAAGCCGGTGGCAGCAACAAGACAGTCCCCACGAATCCATCACGAGGAACCCGCCAACGACGACAAGACGGTCCTCGGCGCAGCCCCAAATGCTCAGGGTCCCAGCGGCAGCCAGTCCTTCGCCTTCTCTGGCATTTGGTCTCTGAGCAGCGCAGCCGGGTATGCCATGGCAACTCATGGCCCGAGTGAGCCAGGTGGCCTGAGTGGGGAGGGCACCTCCAGGAACATGATGTTTGTGCCCCTGGCTACTGCCAGAAGGGATGACACAGGGGAACTGCCCGTCAGCCCCCCAGTTTACCCCGACTATGGTACGGTGATGTCTCTGTATAACACCTGTTATTCCATCCTGCTGGCAGCCCTGTCAGTCATGTCCCCAAATGAGGCCCCCAGTGAGAACGAGGAGCAGGAGGGCTCCTCAGATTACAAGTGTGCCCTCTGTGAACATTTCAAGGAAAATCCGGGTCCCTAG
- the LOC125157922 gene encoding melanoma-associated antigen 9-like isoform X1 encodes MAGASGSQSHQGSSSPDEEGSSTWGAPAGAQASLPDALCVKVAGLVLLLLLKYRTKQPTTRAEMLAAVSQDDQDRFPVIFRRACEYLQLVFGVDVKEVDPRERSYVLVSILGLSCDGTPSGRDGMPKTSLLVLVLWVILLEDDRAPEEAVWEALGVMGVYAGREHVFYGEPRELLTEVWVQEGYLEYRQVPGSEPARYEFLWGPRAHAETSGVQVLQHILAVNSRQPGSPCLSEDAVSHEEERA; translated from the coding sequence atGGCAGGCGCTTCGGGGAGCCAGTCCCACCAGGGCTCCAGCAGCCCCGATGAGGAGGGGTCGAGCACCTGGGGGGCCCCGGCAGGGGCCCAGGCCTCGCTCCCAGATGCGCTCTGCGTGAAGGTGGCCGGCCTGGTGCTGCTTCTGCTCCTCAAGTATCGCACCAAGCAGCCGACCACACGGGCGGAGATGCTGGCGGCGGTTAGCCAAGATGACCAGGACCGCTTCCCCGTGATCTTCCGCCGAGCCTGCGAGTATCTGCAGCTGGTCTTTGGAGTCGACGTGAAGGAAGTGGACCCCCGCGAGCGCTCCTACGTCCTGGTCAGCATCCTGGGCCTCAGCTGCGATGGGACGCCGAGTGGTAGGGACGGCATGCCCAAGACCAGCCTCCTGGTGCTGGTCCTATGGGTGATCCTCCTGGAGGACGACCGTGCCCCTGAGGAGGCGGTGTGGGAAGCGCTGGGGGTCATGGGGGTGTATGCCGGCAGGGAGCACGTATTCTATGGGGAGCCCAGGGAGCTGCTGACCGAAGTCTGGGTGCAGGAAGGGTACCTGGAGTACCGGCAGGTGCCCGGCAGCGAGCCCGCACGCTACGAGTTCCTGTGGGGTCCCAGGGCCCACGCAGAAACCAGCGGCGTGCAAGTGCTGCAGCACATCCTGGCGGTCAACAGCAGGCAGCCCGGGTCTCCGTGTCTGTCCGAAGACGCTGTGAGCCATGAGGAAGAGCGGGCCTGA
- the LOC125157922 gene encoding melanoma-associated antigen 8-like isoform X2: protein MAGASGSQSHQGSSSPDEEGSSTWGAPAGAQASLPDALCVKVAGLVLLLLLKYRTKQPTTRAEMLAAVSQDDQDRFPVIFRRACEYLQLVFGVDVKEVDPRERSYVLEGYLEYRQVPGSEPARYEFLWGPRAHAETSGVQVLQHILAVNSRQPGSPCLSEDAVSHEEERA from the exons atGGCAGGCGCTTCGGGGAGCCAGTCCCACCAGGGCTCCAGCAGCCCCGATGAGGAGGGGTCGAGCACCTGGGGGGCCCCGGCAGGGGCCCAGGCCTCGCTCCCAGATGCGCTCTGCGTGAAGGTGGCCGGCCTGGTGCTGCTTCTGCTCCTCAAGTATCGCACCAAGCAGCCGACCACACGGGCGGAGATGCTGGCGGCGGTTAGCCAAGATGACCAGGACCGCTTCCCCGTGATCTTCCGCCGAGCCTGCGAGTATCTGCAGCTGGTCTTTGGAGTCGACGTGAAGGAAGTGGACCCCCGCGAGCGCTCCTACGTCCTG GAAGGGTACCTGGAGTACCGGCAGGTGCCCGGCAGCGAGCCCGCACGCTACGAGTTCCTGTGGGGTCCCAGGGCCCACGCAGAAACCAGCGGCGTGCAAGTGCTGCAGCACATCCTGGCGGTCAACAGCAGGCAGCCCGGGTCTCCGTGTCTGTCCGAAGACGCTGTGAGCCATGAGGAAGAGCGGGCCTGA